A window from Primulina huaijiensis isolate GDHJ02 chromosome 13, ASM1229523v2, whole genome shotgun sequence encodes these proteins:
- the LOC140991626 gene encoding serine/threonine-protein kinase PCRK1: MKCFNFINGERRPADEDGEQDGAVPRKVSWARSLSIASTNMDMRPSELESESFGDWADSSISFHDLLTRRRANDLRAFTFSELKSATRGFSRALLIGEGGFGCVFRGRVRIQDSGSGLESTMDVAIKQLNRNGLQGHKEWINEVNLLGFVNHPNLVKLVGYCAEDDERGIQRLLVYELMRNKSLEDHLLTRSSDPLPWIVRLKIAQDAARGLAYLHEEMEFQLIFRDFKSSNILLNVDFNAKLSDFGLARQGPAPGLDQVSTSVVGTVGYAAPEYIHTGRLTTKSDVWSFGVVLYELITGRRVLERNLPRGEQKLLEWVRPYVSDPKKFHLILDQRLEGQYCMKSAQKLASLANKCLMKHPRSRPKMSEIIEMLGCMITEASLPDKSVPRDIKHIKNVEEETVESESGKCENSIRKKGFDFLEIVSRNRSIGKLDWRNWTPSLART; encoded by the exons ATGAAATGCTTCAACTTCATCAATGGGGAGCGCAGGCCTGCAGACGAGGACGGCGAGCAAGACGGTGCCGTCCCGCGTAAAGTGTCGTGGGCTCGTTCCCTGAGCATAGCCTCCACCAACATGGACATGCGGCCGTCGGAGCTCGAATCAGAGTCTTTTGGGGACTGGGCCGATTCTTCCATTTCGTTCCATGATCTCTTGACCCGGAGGCGCGCCAATGATCTGCGTGCTTTCACTTTTTCTGAGCTGAAATCAGCTACCAGGGGGTTCAGCCGCGCGCTTCTCATAGGTGAAGGAGGGTTTGGGTGTGTTTTTCGGGGCAGGGTCAGGATCCAGGATTCTGGGTCCGGATTGGAATCGACGATGGATGTCGCTATCAAGCAGTTAAATCGGAATGGATTGCAG GGGCACAAGGAATGGATTAATGAAGTCAATTTATTGGGCTTTGTGAATCATCCTAATCTTGTTAAGCTAGTTGGATATTGTGCTGAAGATGATGAAAGGGGGATTCAGCGGCTTCTGGTATATGAGCTAATGCGTAATAAAAGCTTGGAGGACCATTTACTGACCCGATCATCAGATCCTCTTCCGTGGATAGTAAGGTTAAAAATTGCTCAAGATGCAGCTCGTGGTTTGGCATATCTTCACGAAGAAATGGAATTTCAG TTGATTTTCAGAGACTTCAAGAGTTCAAACATCCTCTTGAATGTAGACTTCAATGCCAAACTGTCAGACTTTGGACTGGCTAGGCAAGGTCCAGCACCTGGACTCGATCAGGTTTCAACATCG GTTGTTGGTACTGTAGGCTACGCAGCTCCGGAGTACATCCACACTGGGAGACTCACTACTAAAAGTGATGTATGGAGCTTTGGAGTAGTTCTATACGAACTCATTACAGGAAGACGAGTGCTGGAAAGAAACTTGCCACgaggagagcaaaaactcttgGAATGGGTTCGACCTTATGTGTCCGATCCAAAAAAGTTTCACCTAATATTAGACCAAAGGCTTGAAGGACAATATTGCATGAAATCAGCTCAGAAACTTGCATCACTCGCCAACAAATGTCTCATGAAGCATCCTAGATCACGTCCGAAAATGAGTGAGATAATTGAGATGCTTGGATGTATGATTACTGAAGCATCACTTCCAGATAAAAGTGTACCTCGAGATATTAAACACATTAAAAATGTGGAGGAAGAAACTGTGGAATCAGAATCAGGAAAATGTGAAAACTCCATCCGGAAAAAGGGttttgattttcttgaaattgtgTCGAGGAACAGATCGATAGGGAAGTTAGATTGGAGAAACTGGACCCCAAGTCTAGCGAGGACTTGA